Proteins encoded in a region of the Paucidesulfovibrio longus DSM 6739 genome:
- a CDS encoding heteromeric transposase endonuclease subunit TnsA, with protein MSRDKHTNADLKFARWIKEGRGSGRGSDYKPWLTVRDVPSKGRSHRVFGHKSQRTHHLLSDLELAVFLFLEWHPRSTDIREQFPLPLKATLAAAEGAGIRHPAVSGVPQYMTTDFRVSTSDSDQPEFALQAKYQSEFAFPRVVEKLELERRYWASQNIPWFIITEKDLPAGIINNIKWLYPTQGDHIPTMELHERLSFYTESFQSNPKLTVISLAKKLDIAYHLTPGESLLEIRQLLAQRFFIFDIRIPHIKLTAAHLAPMKIMSMPGGRNVSSE; from the coding sequence ATGTCCAGAGACAAGCACACGAACGCGGACCTGAAATTCGCGAGATGGATCAAGGAAGGACGTGGTTCAGGTCGGGGTTCCGACTACAAGCCCTGGCTCACGGTACGCGACGTCCCCTCCAAAGGGCGCTCGCATCGCGTCTTCGGGCACAAGTCCCAACGCACGCATCACCTCCTCTCCGACCTCGAACTTGCCGTTTTCCTCTTCCTGGAGTGGCACCCTCGATCCACGGACATCCGAGAACAATTCCCGCTCCCCCTCAAAGCCACCCTCGCGGCGGCGGAAGGGGCAGGCATCCGGCACCCCGCTGTCTCCGGCGTCCCTCAGTACATGACCACGGATTTCCGTGTCAGCACATCTGATTCCGACCAACCGGAGTTCGCCTTACAGGCGAAGTACCAGAGCGAATTTGCATTTCCGCGAGTGGTTGAGAAGCTTGAACTTGAACGAAGGTACTGGGCTTCCCAAAATATCCCCTGGTTCATCATCACGGAAAAAGATTTGCCTGCCGGGATCATAAACAACATAAAATGGCTGTACCCAACGCAGGGGGACCACATCCCCACGATGGAGCTCCATGAGCGCCTGTCTTTTTACACAGAATCCTTCCAAAGCAATCCGAAGCTGACGGTCATCAGCCTCGCCAAGAAACTGGACATTGCGTACCATTTGACCCCTGGCGAATCCCTTTTGGAAATTCGGCAACTCCTTGCCCAACGTTTTTTCATCTTCGACATCCGAATTCCTCACATCAAACTTACTGCGGCCCACCTCGCCCCCATGAAAATCATGTCCATGCCGGGAGGCCGAAATGTTTCGAGTGAATGA
- the glmS gene encoding glutamine--fructose-6-phosphate transaminase (isomerizing) gives MCGIIGYCGHRPAVPVLVEGLRRLEYRGYDSAGVGFLHTDGLKVIKAKGKLCELDKKLAQENVFNATSGIGHTRWATHGEPNEPNAHPHVDHTGRLAMIHNGIIENYQEIKKELLAEGVTFKSETDTEVLLNLISKYLQEEGEMLPALSRALNRVEGAYAIAVFDAQNPGVVHAARVSSPLVLGVGTGENFLASDIPAFLPYTRDVVFLEDGELVRIDASSWQVMRVRDLSPVEKKVDTITWDVQAAQKGGHKHFMIKEIFEQPKVIQDCLCGRLATDLDEVRLPELDCLEGAPKRIHIVACGTSFHAGLWGMYLLEQWARIPVQVEIASEFRYRDPILDPDTLIIAISQSGETADTLAGIKLAKQQGLKVLGLCNVVGSSVARESDYVVYTQAGPEISVASTKAMCSQLTALLLLTLHWGSKTGKLDPKIHRDTLHGLRSLPELLEKTLPALRDRAFELAREYSDADSFLYLGRGLYYPLALEGALKLKEISYIHAEGYAAGEMKHGPIALIDPKFPSFAIALDDDLFPKVKSNLVEVQARSGEIIALTNVGLDLEVDHRWDVPRASGPLATFLALPALQLFAYEVADYLGKDVDQPRNLAKSVTVE, from the coding sequence ATGTGCGGCATTATCGGTTATTGCGGCCACCGTCCGGCCGTTCCCGTTCTTGTTGAGGGGCTGCGCCGCCTCGAATATCGCGGCTACGACTCCGCCGGAGTCGGATTTCTGCATACCGACGGGCTCAAGGTCATCAAGGCCAAGGGCAAGCTCTGCGAGCTGGACAAGAAGCTCGCGCAGGAAAACGTCTTCAACGCCACCTCGGGCATAGGCCACACCCGCTGGGCCACCCACGGCGAACCCAACGAACCCAACGCGCATCCCCACGTGGACCACACGGGCCGCTTGGCCATGATCCACAACGGCATCATCGAGAACTACCAGGAAATCAAGAAAGAGCTGCTGGCCGAAGGCGTGACCTTCAAGTCCGAGACGGACACCGAAGTGCTCCTGAACCTGATTTCCAAGTATCTCCAGGAAGAGGGCGAGATGCTGCCCGCGCTTTCCCGCGCGCTGAACCGCGTGGAAGGCGCCTACGCCATCGCTGTCTTCGACGCGCAGAACCCCGGCGTGGTGCATGCGGCGCGCGTTTCCAGCCCGCTGGTGCTCGGCGTGGGCACGGGCGAAAACTTCCTCGCCTCGGACATTCCGGCCTTCCTGCCCTACACCCGCGACGTGGTCTTCCTGGAAGACGGCGAGCTGGTACGCATCGACGCCTCGTCCTGGCAGGTCATGCGCGTGCGCGACCTCTCCCCGGTGGAGAAGAAGGTGGACACCATCACCTGGGACGTGCAGGCGGCCCAGAAAGGCGGCCACAAGCACTTCATGATCAAGGAGATCTTCGAACAGCCCAAGGTCATCCAGGACTGCCTCTGCGGCCGTCTGGCCACGGACCTGGACGAAGTGCGCCTGCCGGAGCTGGACTGCCTGGAAGGCGCGCCCAAGCGCATCCATATCGTGGCCTGCGGAACCTCCTTCCACGCCGGGCTCTGGGGCATGTACCTGCTGGAACAGTGGGCGCGCATCCCCGTGCAGGTGGAAATCGCCTCCGAGTTCCGCTACCGCGACCCCATCCTCGACCCGGACACCCTGATCATCGCCATTTCCCAGTCCGGCGAAACCGCCGACACCCTGGCGGGCATCAAGCTGGCCAAACAGCAGGGCCTCAAGGTGCTCGGCCTCTGCAACGTGGTCGGCTCCTCCGTGGCCCGCGAGTCGGACTACGTGGTCTACACCCAGGCCGGCCCGGAAATCAGCGTGGCCTCCACCAAGGCCATGTGCTCGCAGCTCACGGCCCTGCTCCTGCTGACCCTGCACTGGGGCAGCAAGACCGGGAAGCTCGATCCCAAGATACATCGCGACACCCTGCACGGCCTGCGCTCCCTGCCGGAGCTGCTGGAAAAGACCCTGCCCGCGCTGCGCGACAGGGCCTTTGAGCTGGCCCGCGAGTATTCCGACGCGGACAGCTTCCTCTACCTCGGCCGCGGCCTGTACTACCCGCTGGCCCTGGAGGGCGCGCTCAAGCTCAAGGAAATCTCCTACATCCACGCCGAGGGCTACGCCGCAGGCGAGATGAAGCACGGCCCCATCGCGCTTATCGACCCCAAGTTCCCGTCCTTCGCCATCGCGCTGGACGACGACCTCTTCCCCAAGGTCAAGTCCAACCTCGTGGAAGTCCAGGCGCGCAGCGGCGAGATCATCGCCCTGACCAACGTGGGCCTCGACCTCGAAGTGGACCACCGCTGGGACGTGCCCCGCGCCAGCGGCCCCCTGGCCACCTTCCTGGCCCTGCCCGCGCTCCAGCTCTTCGCCTACGAGGTCGCCGACTACCTCGGCAAGGATGTGGACCAGCCGCGCAACCTGGCCAAAAGCGTGACCGTGGAATAG
- a CDS encoding CDP-glycerol glycerophosphotransferase family protein — MDIDQKTLAMLARIRALTPKQPRTVAVIGRGSGLFGGNAKYFYLHCRAHAPELDCFFLTLNPAVHRELRAAGLPCELFPEGDSVRRAASAGTLVADDFHYKDSPIAPLVDGARIVQLWHGVGFKKIGYLEAESGIGLTDERRDYLRRMYSGYDAVLSTSPFYTENLFATSFGAKEIVEAGYPRNDVFFRPPTRQDMVASDPQLYGTVRRLAKERTVGLFVPTFRDGGGDFISQGALDLPGLDAELERLNAALVVKMHSFSNFYKGFAFRNILHCPNHLDVYPLMPLFHCMITDYSSIFTDHLLLDKPQIFFPYDWELYTSQNRELQFDYDWITPGPKPRDQHGLLECLRDVAEGRDSHAEQRREIANLAFARRDGEAGARLLDWLRGKIAQDAAGRDERPEV, encoded by the coding sequence ATGGACATCGACCAGAAGACATTGGCCATGCTCGCGCGCATCCGCGCGCTGACGCCCAAACAGCCACGCACCGTGGCCGTGATCGGCCGGGGCAGCGGACTTTTCGGCGGCAACGCCAAGTATTTCTATCTGCACTGCCGCGCCCACGCGCCGGAGCTGGACTGCTTCTTCCTGACCCTGAACCCCGCCGTGCACCGCGAACTGCGAGCCGCCGGACTGCCCTGCGAACTGTTTCCGGAAGGCGACTCCGTGCGCCGGGCCGCCTCGGCCGGAACCCTCGTGGCCGACGACTTCCACTACAAGGATTCGCCCATCGCCCCGCTGGTGGACGGCGCGCGCATCGTGCAGCTCTGGCACGGGGTGGGCTTCAAGAAGATCGGCTACCTGGAAGCGGAATCCGGCATCGGGCTCACGGACGAACGCCGCGACTATCTCCGGCGCATGTATTCGGGATACGACGCCGTGCTTTCCACCTCGCCCTTCTACACCGAGAACCTCTTTGCCACCTCCTTCGGCGCGAAGGAGATCGTGGAGGCGGGCTACCCGCGCAACGACGTGTTCTTCCGCCCGCCCACGCGCCAGGACATGGTCGCCTCGGACCCGCAGCTTTACGGAACCGTGCGCAGGCTGGCCAAGGAGCGCACCGTGGGCCTGTTCGTGCCCACCTTCCGGGACGGCGGCGGCGATTTCATCAGCCAGGGAGCCCTGGACCTGCCCGGGCTGGACGCCGAACTGGAGCGGCTGAACGCGGCCCTGGTGGTCAAGATGCACAGCTTCAGCAATTTCTACAAAGGCTTCGCCTTCCGAAACATCCTGCACTGCCCCAACCACCTGGACGTGTATCCGCTCATGCCCCTGTTCCACTGCATGATCACGGACTATTCCTCCATCTTCACGGACCACCTGCTGCTGGACAAGCCGCAGATCTTCTTCCCCTACGACTGGGAGCTGTACACCTCGCAAAACCGCGAGCTGCAATTCGACTACGACTGGATCACGCCCGGCCCCAAGCCCCGCGACCAGCACGGCCTGCTGGAGTGCCTGCGCGACGTGGCCGAGGGCCGCGACAGCCACGCGGAGCAGCGCCGCGAGATCGCGAACCTGGCCTTTGCCCGCCGCGACGGCGAGGCCGGGGCGCGGCTGCTCGATTGGCTGCGCGGAAAGATCGCCCAGGATGCGGCAGGCCGCGACGAACGGCCCGAAGTGTAA
- the ispD gene encoding 2-C-methyl-D-erythritol 4-phosphate cytidylyltransferase, which yields MSTSTSNNGTTNYAVILAAGSGERMGFSTPKQFLKLAGRTVIEHTLAVFQAHPQIHEIFIVVSAKDRLYLEELLLKNPVPKVTKLLNGGATRKDSSWAGICAVPSDRLPNANLLMHDAVRPFVTRRIISETIDALGRHAAVDVAVPAVDTIVSVDGEDFIRDIPDRSALRRGQTPQGFRAAVLKKAHELSHGDPHCEVTDDCKLILNYNLGDIYVVRGEEKNIKITYPEDLFLADKIFQVNSSTLEDGPPLRRVQDKVVAVFGATKGIGEALMFLGREYGGRMHGFAASTGCDVSDAEAVERALAGVLQAEGRIDAVVNTAGVLRSGRLADRDPADIEREIAVNYLGSINVVRAALPHLEATRGGICLFTSSSFTRGRSLYSVYSSTKAAIVNLVQGIAEETAPQGVRINAINPERTATPMRVENFGPEPPESLLTAREVAEATIKTLFADFSGTVVDVRRKSATL from the coding sequence ATGAGCACCTCGACCAGCAACAACGGCACGACCAACTACGCCGTGATCCTCGCCGCGGGCAGCGGCGAGCGCATGGGCTTTTCCACCCCCAAGCAGTTCCTCAAGCTCGCGGGCAGGACCGTCATCGAGCACACCCTGGCCGTGTTCCAGGCCCACCCGCAAATCCACGAGATCTTCATCGTGGTCTCGGCCAAGGACCGCCTCTACCTGGAAGAGCTGCTGCTCAAGAATCCCGTGCCCAAGGTCACCAAGCTGCTCAACGGCGGAGCCACGCGCAAGGACAGCTCCTGGGCGGGCATCTGCGCCGTGCCCTCGGACAGGCTTCCGAACGCCAACCTGCTCATGCACGACGCGGTGCGCCCCTTCGTCACCCGCAGGATCATCTCCGAGACCATCGACGCCCTGGGCCGCCACGCGGCCGTGGACGTGGCCGTGCCCGCCGTGGACACCATCGTTTCCGTGGACGGCGAGGACTTCATCCGCGACATTCCGGACCGCTCGGCCCTGCGCCGGGGCCAGACCCCCCAGGGCTTCCGCGCCGCCGTGCTCAAGAAGGCCCACGAGCTTTCCCACGGCGACCCGCACTGCGAGGTCACGGACGACTGCAAGCTGATCCTGAACTACAACCTCGGCGACATCTACGTGGTGCGCGGCGAGGAAAAGAACATCAAGATCACCTATCCCGAAGACCTCTTCCTCGCGGACAAGATCTTCCAGGTCAATTCCTCGACGCTGGAGGACGGCCCGCCCCTGCGCCGCGTCCAGGACAAGGTCGTGGCCGTGTTCGGCGCCACCAAGGGCATCGGCGAGGCGCTGATGTTTCTGGGCCGGGAATACGGGGGCCGCATGCACGGCTTTGCCGCATCCACGGGCTGCGACGTGTCCGACGCCGAAGCCGTGGAACGCGCCCTTGCCGGAGTGCTCCAGGCCGAGGGCCGCATCGACGCCGTGGTCAACACCGCGGGCGTGCTCCGCTCCGGGCGGCTCGCGGACCGCGACCCCGCGGACATCGAACGCGAGATCGCCGTGAACTATCTCGGCTCCATCAACGTGGTCCGGGCGGCCCTGCCCCACCTGGAAGCCACGCGCGGCGGCATCTGCCTGTTCACCTCCAGCTCGTTCACGCGGGGCCGGAGCCTGTATTCGGTCTATTCCTCGACCAAGGCCGCCATCGTCAACCTCGTGCAGGGCATCGCCGAGGAAACCGCGCCCCAGGGCGTGCGCATCAACGCCATCAACCCGGAACGCACGGCCACGCCCATGCGCGTGGAAAACTTCGGGCCGGAGCCGCCCGAATCGCTGCTCACGGCGCGCGAGGTGGCCGAAGCGACCATCAAGACCCTGTTCGCGGACTTTTCCGGCACGGTCGTGGACGTCCGCCGCAAGTCGGCAACCCTGTAG
- a CDS encoding XTP/dITP diphosphatase, with protein MRAVVLATRNQGKIREFSALLADLGVEVRGLDQYPEIADIPETGDTFLENARIKAVAVAEATGLVAVADDSGLAVDALDGAPGVYSARYAGEHGDSDANNAKLLERLRDVPDEKRTARFICCMYAAAPTGEAIHAQDAWEGVIVRGYQGKSGFGYDPIFFDPELGMTAAEMAPEVKNARSHRGKALARLREAWPAFLARLGD; from the coding sequence TTGCGCGCTGTTGTTCTGGCGACCCGCAACCAAGGCAAGATCCGCGAATTCTCGGCCCTGCTCGCCGACCTCGGCGTGGAGGTCAGGGGCCTGGACCAATATCCCGAAATCGCGGACATCCCCGAAACCGGGGACACCTTCCTGGAAAACGCCCGCATCAAGGCCGTGGCCGTGGCCGAGGCCACAGGGCTCGTGGCCGTGGCCGACGATTCCGGCCTGGCCGTGGACGCGCTGGACGGCGCTCCCGGCGTCTACTCGGCCCGCTATGCGGGCGAGCACGGCGACTCCGACGCGAACAACGCCAAGCTGCTGGAGCGGCTGCGCGACGTGCCCGACGAAAAGCGCACGGCCCGGTTCATCTGCTGCATGTACGCGGCCGCGCCCACGGGCGAGGCCATCCACGCCCAGGACGCCTGGGAAGGCGTCATCGTACGCGGCTACCAGGGCAAGAGCGGCTTCGGCTACGACCCGATCTTTTTCGACCCGGAACTGGGCATGACCGCCGCGGAAATGGCTCCGGAGGTCAAGAACGCCCGCTCGCATCGCGGCAAGGCCCTGGCCCGGCTGCGCGAGGCCTGGCCCGCGTTCCTGGCCAGGCTCGGCGACTGA